The nucleotide sequence GCTGCTCGTTTAGGAAATAAATACCTAGCCGATGAAGAGCCTTGGAAAATGGTCAAAGAAAATCCAGAGCGTGTGCAAACTCAAATGTATGTGGCCTTGCAAATTGCCGCAGCTTTGGCTAGTTTATGCGAACCGTTTTTACCGTTTACTTCTCAGAAGTTATTAAAGATGTTGAACATTCAAATCAACCATTGGAATTTGGATTTTGAAGATTGGAATTTACTTCCTGCTGGGCACCAAATAGGGCAAGCCGAATTATTATTTTCAAAAATCGAAGACGAAGAAATACAAAAACAAATAGACAAATTGGAAGCAACAAAAACAGCCAACATAGCCGAAAACAAAAAAGCAGAACCACAAAAAGAGACGATTCAGTTTGAGGATTTTGCTAAAATGGATATCAGAGTAGGAACGATTTTAGAAGCTGAAAAAATGCCAAAAGCCAACAAATTATTGGTCTTGAAAGTAGATACTGGAATTGATGTACGCACAATTGTTTCAGGAATTGCAGAAAGCTTCAAACCTGAAGACATTATTGGGAAACGCGTTTCGGTTTTAGTGAACTTGGCACCAAGAGCCTTACGAGGTGTGGAAAGTCAAGGGATGATTTTGATGGGAACGAACACCGAAGGAAAATTAGTTTTCATCAATCCAGATGCTGAAGGTGTTGCTAATGGGGAGATGATTAGTTAAACATTATTATTTTTTAAAACCATTAAGCAATTAAAGTTAATTATTTAATGGTACACTATATATAATCAATTGCCACCAATTTACAGTGGCAATTGTTGTTTTTATCAGATACAATAATGAAAAATGCAAAACCAAAATTAGCTTTAGCACTCGGCATACTCTGTATTTCGATCTTTCCTATTTTGGTGCGTTTGCAACTGACGACAGGACTAATATCTGCTTTTTACAGAATGTTTATTGCTGCTTTACTCCTATTACCTTATACTATTATTACCAAAAAGTTTCAATTACCCAAAACTAGAATCGTAACTCTAGCGATTGTTAGTGGGATTGTATTTGCCACAGATATCGCTATTTGGAATATTGCCATTCAAAAATCATCCGCCACTCAAGCTACCTTGTTAGCCAATCTTTCGCCTGTTTGGGTTGGAATGGGGTCTTTCATTTTTTTAAAAAACAAACCCGCCATTAATTTTTGGATTGGAACAGCAGTAGCCTTATTAGGGATGGTTATTCTAGTAGGTTTTGATGTATTTGCCAAACTCAATTTCGATTTAGCATTTACACTTGCGGTCTTCTCAGGTGTTTTATATGCAACCTATATCTTAATTAGTAAGCATATTTTAACGCAGGTTGATGTCCTTTCGTTTATGACCTTGGTTCTTGTATCCTCTAGTTTTTTCCTATTTATAGTTTGTGGAGTTAGCAGAGAACCTTTTACAGGATTTTCACCTATTGCTTGGGGCGTCTTATTCATACAAGGCGCCATTTGTCAATTGACCGCCTGGTTACTT is from Flavobacterium sp. NG2 and encodes:
- a CDS encoding DMT family transporter, whose translation is MKNAKPKLALALGILCISIFPILVRLQLTTGLISAFYRMFIAALLLLPYTIITKKFQLPKTRIVTLAIVSGIVFATDIAIWNIAIQKSSATQATLLANLSPVWVGMGSFIFLKNKPAINFWIGTAVALLGMVILVGFDVFAKLNFDLAFTLAVFSGVLYATYILISKHILTQVDVLSFMTLVLVSSSFFLFIVCGVSREPFTGFSPIAWGVLFIQGAICQLTAWLLISYATQHLRATRVSLSLLGQAVLATLLAWLFLDEKMSWDRIIGAVFLLLGIRITFYNKPISLKNTKP